From Clarias gariepinus isolate MV-2021 ecotype Netherlands chromosome 2, CGAR_prim_01v2, whole genome shotgun sequence, one genomic window encodes:
- the LOC128513177 gene encoding 5-hydroxytryptamine receptor 1E, translating into MEQYLVKGSEAPPLINSTHSNSSTQEAEMGITVATERLAVASLLGLLALSTAVMNAAVISAILTTRKLRLPANYLICSLAVTDFLVAVLVMPLSILYIAMTTWSLGRVVCEVWLSVDMTCCTCSILHLCVIALDRYWAITKAVEYTHKRTPRRALTMVTSVWAASILISAPPLFWRRRLDDVHECAIEHDQLGYSIYSTFGAFYIPMTLILILYYRIYSAAKSLYQKRGSSRHLSDSLNHFRGDISNSDPGVELEKLNSPDERNQMCSSRERKAARILGLILGAFIICWLPFFIKELLMALKVLQPSPYVSDLLTWLGYMNSLINPLLYTSFNDDFKQAFKKLLKCKDQT; encoded by the coding sequence ATGGAGCAGTACCTGGTAAAAGGTTCTGAAGCTCCACCCCTAATTAACTCCACCCACTCCAACTCATCCACTCAGGAAGCAGAGATGGGCATCACGGTGGCGACAGAGCGGCTGGCGGTGGCATCACTGCTGGGTTTGCTGGCGTTATCGACGGCTGTAATGAACGCCGCTGTCATCTCTGCCATCTTGACCACCAGGAAGCTCCGCCTCCCCGCCAACTACCTCATCTGCTCGCTGGCTGTCACCGACTTCCTGGTTGCGGTGCTGGTGATGCCGCTGAGCATCCTGTACATCGCCATGACGACATGGAGCCTGGGTCGCGTGGTGTGTGAGGTCTGGCTAAGCGTGGACATGACCTGCTGCACCTGCTCCATCCTGCACCTGTGTGTCATTGCACTCGACCGCTACTGGGCCATCACCAAGGCGGTGGAGTACACGCACAAGAGGACACCACGTCGTGCTCTTACCATGGTCACCAGCGTCTGGGCGGCCTCTATATTAATCTCAGCCCCGCCCCTTTTCTGGCGTCGGCGACTCGATGACGTTCACGAGTGTGCGATTGAACACGACCAGCTGGGCTACAGCATCTACTCCACCTTTGGAGCCTTCTACATCCCCATGACCCTGATCCTCATCCTGTATTATCGCATTTACAGTGCGGCGAAGTCCCTCTATCAGAAACGAGGCTCCTCGCGCCATCTCAGTGACTCGCTGAACCACTTCCGGGGTGATATATCAAACTCTGACCCTGGTGTGGAGCTGGAGAAGCTCAACAGCCCTGACGAGAGGAACCAGATGTGCAGCTCACGCGAGAGGAAGGCCGCACGGATCCTCGGCCTTATCCTCGGTGCTTTCATTATCTGCTGGCTGCCTTTCTTCATCAAAGAGCTCCTGATGGCGCTAAAGGTCCTGCAGCCCTCTCCATACGTGTCCGATCTCCTCACATGGCTCGGATACATGAACTCGCTAATTAACCCGCTGCTCTACACCAGCTTCAATGACGACTTCAAACAGGCTTTCAAGAAGCTCCTGAAGTGCAAGGACCAGACATAG